A window from Theobroma cacao cultivar B97-61/B2 chromosome 3, Criollo_cocoa_genome_V2, whole genome shotgun sequence encodes these proteins:
- the LOC18606692 gene encoding acidic leucine-rich nuclear phosphoprotein 32-related protein isoform X2 — protein MATNYVLLMGLFLLLVAVDCSSSDPKGNVNEENGLDQNVDDIVDPVNGKNVLKSASDSIEANKVNVKANERDQIDKSGIESGTSKSNLNQQSGSNEGENLQKDGQESSAEAKAKTDGKNEGDNMPEGQGESNVEAKGKMDGENEGDNVHNKSQEESNVEAKGKMDGETEGDNVHKDHEKSNVEAKGKADGGKKENLGDSVDPKELTVKKDNAQDSVPPPPPTRTDGFRGEECDPSNMCMDKNERFAACLRVPGNESPDLSLLIQNKGKGPLTIKISAPAFVQLEETDVELQEKQDKKVKVSIKDSGTGNLIVLKDGRGECSLDFKDLIVHNSAESYVGCA, from the exons ATGGCAACAAATTATGTTCTCTTGATGGGGCTCTTTCTGCTGTTAGTTGCTGTTGATTGCTCTAGTTCTGATCCAAAG ggAAATGTGAATGAAGAGAATGGTTTAGATCAGAATGTAGATGACATAGTGGATCCAGTTAATGGAAAAAATGTTCTTAAATCTGCTTCGGATTCCATTGAAGCTAATAAAGTTAATGTCAAAGCAAATGAAAGAGATCAAATTGATAAATCAGGTATTGAGAGTGGTACAAGTAAGAGCAATTTGAACCAGCAATCAGGTTCAAATGAAGGCGAGAATTTGCAAAAGGATGGACAAGAATCCAGTGCTGAAGCAAAGGCAAAGACGGATGGTAAGAATGAAGGTGACAATATGCCTGAGGGTCAGGGAGAATCAAATGTTGAAGCCAAAGGAAAGATGGATGGTGAAAATGAAGGTGATAATGTGCATAATAAGAGTCAGGAAGAATCCAATGTTGAAGCCAAAGGAAAGATGGATGGTGAGACAGAAGGTGATAACGTGCATAAGGATCATGAAAAATCAAATGTTGAAGCCAAAGGAAAGGCAGATGgtgggaaaaaggaaaatctgGGTGATAGTGTGGATCCCAAGGAATTGACTGTAAAGAAAGACAATGCACAGGACTCAGTCCCACCACCGCCGCCAACAAGGACGGATGGctttcggggtgaagaatgtgaTCCATCTAATATGTGTATGGATAAGAATGAAAGGTTTGCTGCATGTTTGCGAGTCCCCGGAAATG AATCTCCAGATCTATCACTTCTGATTCAGAACAAGGGAAAGGGGCCTCTTACCATTAAAATATCTGCTCCTGCTTTTGTTCAGTTAGAGGAAACAGATGTTGAACTCCAAGAGAAACAAGACAAAAAG GTAAAGGTCTCCATAAAAGATTCTGGAACAGGGAACTTGATTGTCTTAAAGGATGGTAGAGGAGAGTGCAGTCTTGatttcaaggatttgattgtGCATAATTCTGCCGAGTCCTAT GTTGGATGTGCATGA
- the LOC18606692 gene encoding uncharacterized protein LOC18606692 isoform X1: MATNYVLLMGLFLLLVAVDCSSSDPKGNVNEENGLDQNVDDIVDPVNGKNVLKSASDSIEANKVNVKANERDQIDKSGIESGTSKSNLNQQSGSNEGENLQKDGQESSAEAKAKTDGKNEGDNMPEGQGESNVEAKGKMDGENEGDNVHNKSQEESNVEAKGKMDGETEGDNVHKDHEKSNVEAKGKADGGKKENLGDSVDPKELTVKKDNAQDSVPPPPPTRTDGFRGEECDPSNMCMDKNERFAACLRVPGNESPDLSLLIQNKGKGPLTIKISAPAFVQLEETDVELQEKQDKKVKVSIKDSGTGNLIVLKDGRGECSLDFKDLIVHNSAESYVNFLSQTPTTTLIFVAAILILASGWMCMSFKRRQLARSGLKYQRLDMELPVSAGAKTEPDVNDGWDNSWGNNWEDEEAPMTPLMPVTPSLSSKGLASRRLSKEGWKD, encoded by the exons ATGGCAACAAATTATGTTCTCTTGATGGGGCTCTTTCTGCTGTTAGTTGCTGTTGATTGCTCTAGTTCTGATCCAAAG ggAAATGTGAATGAAGAGAATGGTTTAGATCAGAATGTAGATGACATAGTGGATCCAGTTAATGGAAAAAATGTTCTTAAATCTGCTTCGGATTCCATTGAAGCTAATAAAGTTAATGTCAAAGCAAATGAAAGAGATCAAATTGATAAATCAGGTATTGAGAGTGGTACAAGTAAGAGCAATTTGAACCAGCAATCAGGTTCAAATGAAGGCGAGAATTTGCAAAAGGATGGACAAGAATCCAGTGCTGAAGCAAAGGCAAAGACGGATGGTAAGAATGAAGGTGACAATATGCCTGAGGGTCAGGGAGAATCAAATGTTGAAGCCAAAGGAAAGATGGATGGTGAAAATGAAGGTGATAATGTGCATAATAAGAGTCAGGAAGAATCCAATGTTGAAGCCAAAGGAAAGATGGATGGTGAGACAGAAGGTGATAACGTGCATAAGGATCATGAAAAATCAAATGTTGAAGCCAAAGGAAAGGCAGATGgtgggaaaaaggaaaatctgGGTGATAGTGTGGATCCCAAGGAATTGACTGTAAAGAAAGACAATGCACAGGACTCAGTCCCACCACCGCCGCCAACAAGGACGGATGGctttcggggtgaagaatgtgaTCCATCTAATATGTGTATGGATAAGAATGAAAGGTTTGCTGCATGTTTGCGAGTCCCCGGAAATG AATCTCCAGATCTATCACTTCTGATTCAGAACAAGGGAAAGGGGCCTCTTACCATTAAAATATCTGCTCCTGCTTTTGTTCAGTTAGAGGAAACAGATGTTGAACTCCAAGAGAAACAAGACAAAAAG GTAAAGGTCTCCATAAAAGATTCTGGAACAGGGAACTTGATTGTCTTAAAGGATGGTAGAGGAGAGTGCAGTCTTGatttcaaggatttgattgtGCATAATTCTGCCGAGTCCTATGTAAACTTCTTGTCACAAACCCCTACAACTACCTTAATATTTGTTGCTGCTATACTGATACTAGCATCAGGTTGGATGTGCATGAGCTTTAAGCGGAGGCAACTTGCAAGAAGTGGCTTGAAATACCAAAGGCTAGACATGGAGCTGCCTGTATCTGCTGGGGCAAAAACAGAGCCAGATGTTAATGATGGATGGGATAACAGCTGGGGTAATAATTGGGAAGACGAGGAGGCACCTATGACACCCTTAATGCCTGTCACTCCTAGCCTCTCCTCCAAAGGGCTTGCCTCACGACGGCTGAGTAAGGAGGGATGGAAAGACTAG